Genomic DNA from Thermoplasmata archaeon:
ACAAATATGGGATACAGATAGACATATTTCTACTCTTTATCGTTAACTGCTAAAGCCCCCCGGGCCTCACCCGGAGGGCCCCCGAGCTCGCACCGTCACAAGCCGTTATATCGCGTATGGCCTCCAAGCTACCGAGAGCGTCACATGGCGAAGGCGGCCACCTCGAAGACCGAGTCCCAGGGATCCGCCGATGCCTTCCCGGAAGACCGCATCGTAGAGATCTACCGGACCGAGGTGCTCGCGCGGGTGATGGATGAGCGCTGTCTGATCCTCCAGCGGCAGGGTCGGATCGGGTTCTATGTACCTCTCGCCGGCCAGGAGGCTGCGCAGATCGGGAGCGGCTACGCACTCGACCCCTCCGACTGGATCTTCCCGGCCTACCGCGAACTCGGACTTGCACTGGTGCGCGGCATCCCCGTGAAGAGCCTCATCGACCAGTTCATAGGCAACTCCGCCGACCTCACCAAGGGCCGACAGATGCCGAACCACTACGCCTTCCGAGAGCAGCGGTTCGTGTCTGCCTCCAGTCCCATCGGGACCCAGATCACCCAGGCCGTCGGCGCGGCGATGGCGGCGAAGAAGAAGCATGACCCCATCGTGACGATCACCTTCTTCGGGGACGGCGCCACGAGCTCCAACGACTTCCACGCCGGGCTCAACTTCGCCGGCGTCTTCGCCGCTCCGACGATCTTCTTCTGTCAGAACAACGGCTGGGCGATCTCACTTCCTCGGGAGAAGCAAACCCTTAGCCCGACGCTCGCGGGGAAGGCCGATGCCTACGGGCTTCCCGGCGTCGTTGTCGATGGGAACGACGTGCGCGCGGTGTACCGGGCCGTGCGCGAGGCGCGGGCTCGTGCGATCGCCGGCGACGGCCCCACGCTCATCGAGGCCCAGGTGTACCGCTTCGGCCCGCATTCGACCTCGGACGATCCCAGTCGCTACCGCCCCGAGGAGGCCGTCCGGAAGGCCCGCGAGCACGACCCGGTGCTCCTCCTTCAGTCCGAACTGATCCGCAAGGGGATCCTCACGAAGGACTCCGATGCCAAGATCTGGGAGGAGCTCAAGGTGGAGGTGGCTCGCGCGATCGAGGCGGCAGAGAACACCCCGGCCGTGGAGCCGCTCTCCTTCTTCGACGACGTCTTCGCTCAGCCGACCCCCGCGCTGGAGGAACAGCGAGCGTCCTTCGATCAGCTTCTCCGGGAGGGGGTGCTCCGCCCGTGACGGAACTCACCCTCGTCCAGGCCGTGAACCGGGGTCTCCGGGTGGCCCTGTCGTCGGATCCGGATGTGCTCATCCTCGGAGAGGACGTCGGAGTGAACGGAGGTGTGTTCCGGGCGACCGAAGGACTCCAGAAGGAGTTCGGACCGGAGCGGGTGATCGACACGCCACTCTCAGAAACGGGGATCATCGGTACGGCGATCGGGATGGCGCTCTACGGCCTGAAGCCGGTGGCCGAGATCCAGTTCATGGACTTCATCTATCCGGCCTTCGACCAGATCGTCAGCGAGCTCGCCAAGATGCGCTACCGGTCGGGCGGGCAGTATCCGTGCCACGTGGTCGTCCGCGCCCCGTACGGCGGCGGCATCCGCGGCGGCCTCTATCACTCTCAGTCGACCGAGGCCTACTTCGCCCACACCGCTGGGCTCAAGGTGGTCATTCCATCCAACCCGGCCGACGCGAAGGGACTGCTCCTGACGGCCATCCACGACGAGGACCCCGTGATCTTCCTCGAGCCGAAGCGAATCTATCGATCGCTGACGGGCGAGGTCGCCGACGGGGACTATCGAGTTCCGTTCGGGACAGCGAACGTCGTCGTCGAGGGAGCGGATGTGTCGCTGTTCGCCTACGGCGCCATGATACCCCCGACCGTGGAGGCCGCGCGGACCCTCCTCTCGGAGGGCATCTCCGCCGAGGTCGTCGATCTTCGAACGTTGGTGCCACTCGACGAGAAGGCGATCCTCGCCTCCGTCGAGAAGACCGGCCGTGCCGTCGTGGTCCACGAGGCGGCCCGCTTCTGCGGGTTCGGCGGCGAGTTGAGCGCAATCCTCGCGGAAAAGGCGTTCTACTCCCTCAAGGCCCCCATCGCGCGCGTAACGGGGTACGACACTCCGTTCCCCTATGCTCTCGAGAACTCCTATCTTCCAAACGCCTCTCGGATCGCCCACGCCGCTCGGACGGCGGCCCGGACCCAATAGGAGGACTACGAATGGGTACGTTCGAGTTCCGGCTCCCCGACATCGGTGAGGGCGTCGCCGAGGGCGAGGTCGTTCAATGGTTCGTGAAGGAAGGGGAGACGATCCAGGAGGATGCCCCTCTCGTCAGCGTCCTGACGGACAAGGCGAACGTCGAGATCCCGTCTCCGAAGGCGGGGCGGATCTCAAAGCTTCACGCCTCCGTAGGGCAGAAGGTGAAGGTCGGCGGCCTCCTCGTCACGATCGAGACGCAGGGCGGTCCCGCCGCTGCGGCGCCTGCTTCACCCGCCCCCGCGCCTCCGCCGGCACGGACACCCGCCGCGCCCGCAGCTCCCGTTCCGCCACCGACCCCGGCCACGGGAGTCTCCGCGACCCCGGCCGGTCGGTCTTTGGCGTCCCCGTACCTTCGCCGGCTCGCGGCCGAACGCGGGATCGACCTCGCCACCGTGAAGGGCTCCGGGCCCGGCGGTCGAATCACCGAAGCGGATCTGACGGGCGCCTCCGCGCCCCGCGCCGAGGCGGCAGCGGCCGCGACTCCCAGGGCCGGGTCGCCGGGGGCCCCGACCTTCGTCGCGGCGGGGGACGATATCATCGAACGCGTTCCGATCCGAGGCGTCCGCCGCGCCATCAGCGAGCACATGTCCCAGTCCGTCCACACGGCCGCTCACTTCACCTACGTCGAGGAAATCGATGTCTCCGAACTAGTTCGGTTCCGCGAGCGGATGGGGCGCCACGTGGAGAAGGACGGCGTCAAGCTCAGCTATCTGCCGTTCATCTTGAAGGCGGCCATCGCCGGCCTCCGGGCCCATCCGCGGATGAACGCGACCATGGACGATGCGAAGGAGGAGCTGCTCGTCCATGGCTCCTACGATATCGGCATCGCCACGGCGGCACCGGAGGGCCTCGTGGTGCCCGTGGTTCGCGCCGCCGACACGAAGAGCGTGGGCCAGCTCGCGCGGGAGATTCAGTCCCTGGCCGAGCGAGCCCGCCAAGGCAAGCTCGCTCGGGAGGAGCTCATCCACTCCTCGTTCACGATCACCAGCCTCGGGGCGCTCGGAGGTGTGATGGCGACCCCGATCCTCAACTATCCGCAGGTCGCGATTCTCGGCGTGCACAAGATCGCGCGTCGGCCGACCTACCAAGCGGACGGATCAATCGGGCCTTCGGACCTGATGAACCTCTCGGTCTCGCTCGACCACCGCATCCTGGATGGCATCGTCGCCGCCCAGTTCCTCGCGGTCGTCAAGGCCCACCTAGAGGACCCTCACAAGCTGTTCGCGGAACTCGCATGAATGCCGGCGCCGGTGTGGTGCCACTTCCGTACGACGCCGCGACGGCGGAGTCCCTCCTGGGTCCGGAAGCTCGGGCGATCGCGCTCTCGGCATATCGCTGGATGACCCTCGGCCGCGCGCTCGACGCGCGCATGCAGGGGCTGCAACGCCAGGGAAGGGTGGGGTTCTACGGGGCCGCCACGGGCCACGAGGCCGTCAACGTCGCGCTCGGCCTTGCCACGAGCCCTGCGGATTGGATCGTGCCGGGGTTGCGCGAGCAGCTCGCCGCACTCGTGCGGGGCCACCCCCTCGCGACGTACGCGCAGCACCTGTTCGCCACGGACCTAGACCCGGCGCGGGGCCGTCAGATGCCCTGCCACCCCAGCGCGCGGGACGTCCACTACGTGTCGATGTCCTCGGTGATCGGCACACAGATCACCCACGCGGTCGGCATCGCCGCCGGACTGCGCGCGCGCAACGATCCCGGGGTCGCGCTCGGCTTCTTCGGAGATGGGGCGACGAGCGCGAACGATTTCCACGCGGGCCTCAACTTTGCGGCCGTGTACCACCTCCCGGTCGTCTTCGGCTGCGCCAACAACCAGTGGGCGATCTCCGTTCCCGTCGAGCAGCAGACCCGTTCGGCGACCCTCGCCGCCAAGGGCGCGGCCTACGGGATCCCGGGCGAGAGGATCGATGGCACCGATTTCTTCCGATCCTACGCCACGCTCCGTGACGCGATCGCCCGGGCTCGCTCCGGGAACGGCCCGACCCTCATCGAGTTCCAGGTTTATCGGATGACGCCCCATTCCAGTTCGGACGACCCCACGCGCTACCAGCCCCGGGACTGGGGAGCTCGGGCTGCGTCCCACGATCCGGTTCTCCGGCTGGAGCACTGGCTTCGGAAGAACGGGCAGCTCGACCCAGAGCTCGAGGGGCAGATCCGGACCGAGGCCGAGCGTCAGGTGCGCGAGGCCGTGGCCGAGGCCGAAGCGGCGCCTCCCCCGCGGCCCGGGTCGCTCACCGAAGACGTTTTTGTCGATTCCCTGCCCTTCGTTCCCGAACGGGGTGAGTAACGCCGATGGCCGGAACCTACTCGCGCGCGACCCAGGTGCTGGTGATCGGCGGCGGCCCGGCGGGGTACATGGCCGCGATCCGAGCGGGACAGCTGGGACTGAAGGTCCTCCTGGTGGAGCGCCAGTTCCTCGGGGGGGAATGCCTCAATCGGGGATGCATCCCATCGA
This window encodes:
- a CDS encoding thiamine pyrophosphate-dependent enzyme, coding for MAKAATSKTESQGSADAFPEDRIVEIYRTEVLARVMDERCLILQRQGRIGFYVPLAGQEAAQIGSGYALDPSDWIFPAYRELGLALVRGIPVKSLIDQFIGNSADLTKGRQMPNHYAFREQRFVSASSPIGTQITQAVGAAMAAKKKHDPIVTITFFGDGATSSNDFHAGLNFAGVFAAPTIFFCQNNGWAISLPREKQTLSPTLAGKADAYGLPGVVVDGNDVRAVYRAVREARARAIAGDGPTLIEAQVYRFGPHSTSDDPSRYRPEEAVRKAREHDPVLLLQSELIRKGILTKDSDAKIWEELKVEVARAIEAAENTPAVEPLSFFDDVFAQPTPALEEQRASFDQLLREGVLRP
- a CDS encoding alpha-ketoacid dehydrogenase subunit beta is translated as MTELTLVQAVNRGLRVALSSDPDVLILGEDVGVNGGVFRATEGLQKEFGPERVIDTPLSETGIIGTAIGMALYGLKPVAEIQFMDFIYPAFDQIVSELAKMRYRSGGQYPCHVVVRAPYGGGIRGGLYHSQSTEAYFAHTAGLKVVIPSNPADAKGLLLTAIHDEDPVIFLEPKRIYRSLTGEVADGDYRVPFGTANVVVEGADVSLFAYGAMIPPTVEAARTLLSEGISAEVVDLRTLVPLDEKAILASVEKTGRAVVVHEAARFCGFGGELSAILAEKAFYSLKAPIARVTGYDTPFPYALENSYLPNASRIAHAARTAARTQ
- a CDS encoding dihydrolipoamide acetyltransferase family protein, which gives rise to MGTFEFRLPDIGEGVAEGEVVQWFVKEGETIQEDAPLVSVLTDKANVEIPSPKAGRISKLHASVGQKVKVGGLLVTIETQGGPAAAAPASPAPAPPPARTPAAPAAPVPPPTPATGVSATPAGRSLASPYLRRLAAERGIDLATVKGSGPGGRITEADLTGASAPRAEAAAAATPRAGSPGAPTFVAAGDDIIERVPIRGVRRAISEHMSQSVHTAAHFTYVEEIDVSELVRFRERMGRHVEKDGVKLSYLPFILKAAIAGLRAHPRMNATMDDAKEELLVHGSYDIGIATAAPEGLVVPVVRAADTKSVGQLAREIQSLAERARQGKLAREELIHSSFTITSLGALGGVMATPILNYPQVAILGVHKIARRPTYQADGSIGPSDLMNLSVSLDHRILDGIVAAQFLAVVKAHLEDPHKLFAELA
- a CDS encoding thiamine pyrophosphate-dependent enzyme codes for the protein MNAGAGVVPLPYDAATAESLLGPEARAIALSAYRWMTLGRALDARMQGLQRQGRVGFYGAATGHEAVNVALGLATSPADWIVPGLREQLAALVRGHPLATYAQHLFATDLDPARGRQMPCHPSARDVHYVSMSSVIGTQITHAVGIAAGLRARNDPGVALGFFGDGATSANDFHAGLNFAAVYHLPVVFGCANNQWAISVPVEQQTRSATLAAKGAAYGIPGERIDGTDFFRSYATLRDAIARARSGNGPTLIEFQVYRMTPHSSSDDPTRYQPRDWGARAASHDPVLRLEHWLRKNGQLDPELEGQIRTEAERQVREAVAEAEAAPPPRPGSLTEDVFVDSLPFVPERGE